In the bacterium genome, GCCGAGCAGGTGGAGCAGCGGCTCGAACACGCGCACGAGCCATGGATTTCTGGTCAGCACCGGCGGGGTTTCCTCGGGCAGGGGATCTCGCACGCCCACGACCACCGGGACCGCAAAGCGCGCTGCCGCTTCCTGGACGGTCGCTGCGCTCTCCGCAGGGATCCATCCCTCGAAGGCCATAACCGCCTCGTCCCTGAAGGCCCTTTCGTGAGCGCGCTGGAAGTCGTACTCCCGCTTCGCCTTCGCATGCAGGGTCTCGAGCTCATCGCGATGCACTGCCGCGACCGCCAGGCGCTCGAGCAGGCCGTCTCTGGTCATCGAGAGCTCATCGCGCCTGGCCCGCATGGCGAAGAGCGAAGAGCGCGGCATCTCCAGCGCCGCAGCACCCGCGATCTCCACCTTTTTCACGCAAGAGGCGGTGACGAAGAGGACCTGCCTGCCGTTGCCCACGATCTTGGACACGACCCCGGCCGGGATATCGAGGGACTCGAACTCCTTTGCAGGCGCGCTCCATGCCTGGATGAATACGCCCTCCTCCGCGAGCTCTTCCACGTCGTGCGGCTCGAATTCGCCGAACGCGGACGCGTAGGCCATGTCCCTCTCGACGGAGACCAGTTTGTCGCTCGTGGATCTGAGCTCGCCGATCCATGACTCTATCTCATCAAAGGACGGCGCCTCTCTCCTGCCCGCATCTTCGACGATCGGAAAATCGCGAGAACGTATCTCGTGCAACACCTGCCTCTGGATATTGAGCCTGTGTTCGAGCTGCGCCGCAGCGATCGACTCGCCGGGCTCGGCGATATGCTCTGGATGCAGCACGCCCAGCTTCTGGACCATGCGCATGAGAGAGTCGCCCTCTCTGGCGAGGGTGAGAAACGTCACGCGTTTCATTTTGACTATGGCCATCTCTATCCTTGATCAAGCGCTCTCGAACGATTCCTGTTTCCCGAGCAACGAGGCCTGCGCTA is a window encoding:
- a CDS encoding V-type ATPase 116kDa subunit family protein; its protein translation is MAIVKMKRVTFLTLAREGDSLMRMVQKLGVLHPEHIAEPGESIAAAQLEHRLNIQRQVLHEIRSRDFPIVEDAGRREAPSFDEIESWIGELRSTSDKLVSVERDMAYASAFGEFEPHDVEELAEEGVFIQAWSAPAKEFESLDIPAGVVSKIVGNGRQVLFVTASCVKKVEIAGAAALEMPRSSLFAMRARRDELSMTRDGLLERLAVAAVHRDELETLHAKAKREYDFQRAHERAFRDEAVMAFEGWIPAESAATVQEAAARFAVPVVVGVRDPLPEETPPVLTRNPWLVRVFEPLLHLLGFPEYRGVDPAMFFAPFMMLFFGICLGDVGYGAAMIIAAMIFKKALLRKFPQAIVALRMTLLFGVATMMWGALTGSLFGAWPFGRETILLKVAPGIGDPMLFFKIAMGLGVVHISIALILAIVGAHTWSGRIVKTGSLCILIGGVMFVTKLPAWQVVFGVGILAVLVFSSNAKNPLIRFGLGMWGLYGHVGLLGDVMSYSRLFGLGLASCSIASVVNMLARDAGSVGPILGPIAALAMLVIGHFFNLVIGIVGSLVHSARLHAVEAMPKFAMLDGEPYSPLRLEAQGV